ACGCTTGCCTATAGCAGCCTGTATGGGCACTTCGAAAAGCTGCCGAGGTATGATGTCTTTCAGTTTCTTAACTGCGGCATGCCCTCTGTGGTAAGCTTCGTCCTTGTGACAGATAAAGGAAAAAGCATCAACCACTTCTCCTCCTATGAGTATGTCCACCTTGACCAGGTCGGAAGCTTTATATCCTACATGCTCATAGTCAATTGAAGCAAAACCCCTGGTTAAGGATTTTATCTTATCGTGAAAATCTATTATAAATTCCGCCAGAGGCAATTCATAAACAAGCCGCACTCTCTCAGGGGTTATGTAATCCATACTTATATAGTTGCCCCTTTTATCTTGACAAAGCTGCATCACCTTGCCAACGAATTCGTTAGGAACGAACACCGTCACCTTTATGTATGGTTCCCTTATCTCCTCTATATCACCTATCTCTGGAAAATCAGAAGGCTTATGAGTTACCACTAAAGTGCCGTCTTTCTTTGTGACCTGATATACAACATTGGGCAAAGTGGCCACTAGATCTATCCCAAACTCCCTGCTCAACCTTTCCTTTGCGATATCCATATGAAGAAGTCCCAAAAAACCGCACCGGAAACCAAAACCCAAAGCAGCAGAGGTTTCCGGTTCGAAAACAATGGCTGAATCGTTCAGCTGCAGCTTTTCCAAGGCGTCCCTTAGATTTGGGTAATCATCCCTCTCCATGGGATAGAAACCGCAATATACCACTGGCTTAACGTTTTGATAGCCAGGAAGAGGTTTCTCCGCAGGCCTTTCAGCACTGGTGATGGTATCACCTACTCTAGCCTCGGACACCGATTTGATGTTTGCTATGATATAGCCCACGGCGCCAGGTCCAAGCTGTTCCACGGGAGACATGTCTGGCTTGAATACCCCCAACTCCTCAACTTGATAATTTCTACCGGTCGCCATGAAAGTGACGTTTTGTCCTTTATTTATCACACCGTCAACGACCCTTATGGAGCATATTACCCCTCGATAGTTATTGTAAATGGAGTCAAAGATCAACGCACGAAGAGGTGCTTTTGGATCCCCTTTTGGGCTTGGTATCTTTTCGATAATGGCATTCAACACCTCTTTGATGCCTTTTCCTTCCTTAGCGCTGACTAGACAGGCATCACTTGCATCAATGCCCACTATATCTTCTATCTCCTTTTTCACTTCCTCTGGCCTTGCCGATGGTAAATCTATTTTGTTTATCACCGGAATAATTTCGAGCCCCTGATCTACCGCCATGTAAGCATTCGCTACAGTTTGGGCCTCAACTCCTTGTGCTGCATCCACGACAAGCAATGCTCCCTCACAAGCAGCAAGAGAACGGGAAACTTCGTAGGTAAAATCTACGTGCCCTGGCGTATCAATCAGGTTCAATATGTATTCTTGTCCATCATCCGCTCTATACTTCATTTGGACTGGGACCAGCTTTATGGTTATACCCCTTTCCCTCTCCAGCTCAAGGGTATCCAAAACTTGCTCTCGCATGTTTCTAGCATCTATAGTCATAGTTGCTTCCAAGAGTCTGTCAGCAAGGGTAGACTTGCCGTGATCTACGTGAGCAATTATGCAAAAATTTCTAATGTTGGCCATATTCCAATCCATAAAAGCACCTCTCATTTTCTTCTTGTTGTAAGGCATCGTAAGTCAACAGACATATATTATATACCGCCTAAACCAGGGACGACAATTTTATATCATACAACACAAAACTGAAGAATTTTATCAAAACCCAAATATATCGCAACGCCCTCCTGTCGCATTTATTATAACCACTCTTCACGCTTTATAGTCAGCTATATAGTTGACAATAATAACGATAAGTCTAATAATGTTAGGTGTAATTTCGATTTTAGGGAGGTATACACCAATGGAGAAATTGGAACCTATCTATGAAGGCAAGGCAAAGAAGCTATTTGAGACCGACGACCCCGATATCCTGCTACTTGAATATAAAAACACGCTGACAGCTTTCAATGCTCTTAAAAAAACCACCATGGAGGGAAAAGGAGCTCTAAACAACAAGATAAGCTCTTATATCTTGCAGTATCTCGCATCCAGGGGCGTACCTAATCACTTTGTAAAAATGGTAGATGAAGTAAGGCAACTAGTCAGGAAGGTAGAAATAATACCTCTTGAGGTCGTAGTAAGAAACATAACCACCGGTTCGATTTGCAAGCGGCTAGGCGTTCCCGAAGGAATCAACCTTAACCCACCTCTAGTGGAGTTCTACCTCAAAAACGATGAATTAGGGGATCCGATAGTCACAGAGGATCAGGCTATATCCTTTGGCTGGGCCTCAGAGGAAGAGATACAAAAAATAAAAAACATGGCTCTTCAGGTCAACCAATTATTAAAGGACCTTTTCAAACCTCTGGGGATAACATTGGTGGACTTCAAACTCGAATTTGGAAAAACCAAGGATGGAGAGATCATACTGGCAGATGAAATTTCTCCAGATACTTGCAGGTTTTGGGATAGCTCCAGTGGAGATCGTCTTGACAAAGATAGGTTCAGAAAGGACTTGGGCAACGTACTAGAGGCATATCAAGAAATATGGAGACGCCTATCCGCTAAGGGGGAAGAATAATGTTGTATCATATAAAAGTACTCGTATATCTAAAAGATGGGGTTTTGGATACCCAAGGTAAAGCTGTATTGGGTACGCTGCATAGGATGAATTACACAGAGTTAAAGGATATAAGAATCGGCAAGTACCTTCAACTTTGGATAGAAGCACCAGATAAAGAAACAGCCAAAAAGAGAGTCGTAGAAATGTGTTCGGATCTTCTAGTAAACGATCTCATTGAAGACTACTCGATAGAGGTAGATGATATATCATGAGAGCTTATGTGGTAGTTTTCCCCGGAAGCAATTGCGACAGAGACGTGGTCCATTCTTTAGCTACAAGGCTGAAAACTCCAGTCCTTACGTTATGGTACGAAGAAAACCACTTACCTAGTGACGCTGATCTAGTAGTACTGCCAGGAGGGTTTTCATATGGGGACTACCTGCGCTGTGGAGCCATGGCAGCCACAGCACCGATCCTACAAGGAATCAAAAATTATGCAGAAAACGGTGGACTAGTGCTGGGCATATGTAACGGATTTCAAATTCTCACAGAGGCGAGGTTGTTGCCAGGGGCTTTGCTTGCAAACAAAAACCTGAAATTTATATGCCGCCAATGCACCGTAAGGGTTGAAAGAACAGATACCCCTTTCACATCAAATTTACAAATAGGACAAGTATTAAAGATGCCGATAGCCCATCACGAAGGCCTATACTTCCTTCCGCCTGAGGACTTGAAGCGCGTACTTGCCAACAGACAGGTGGTATTCCGTTATTGCAGCAATGACGGCACAGTCGATGAAGAAAACAACCCCAATGGATCAATAGAGAACATTGCTGGAGTTGTAAACGAAAGAGGAAATGTTCTAGGGTTAATGCCCCATCCAGAACGCGCTTCTGAAAAAATTTTAGGATCAGAAGATGGCGGACTTATATGGGACTCTGTAGCTTTATGGCTCGCAAAAAGGGGGCGCCGTTAAATGAACTACAAAACAGTAGGCCTAAGGAAGGAAGAATATCTAGCAATAAAGAAAATGCTAGGCAGAGAACCCAACGAATCGGAACTTAGGATACTTGGCGTTATGTGGTCAGAACATTGCAGCTACAAATCCACACGTTCGATCCTGAAAATGTTCAATTCAGAAGGCAAACATGTCATCCAAGGTCCAGGAGAAAATGCCGGAATAGTCGATATAGGTGGCGGGTGGGCCGCAGCATTCAAAGTAGAAAGCCACAATCACCCTTCCGCCGTTGAGCCATATCAAGGCGCAGCAACTGGGGTGGGTGGAATCATACGAGACATATTGGCAGTAGGCGCTTGGCCTACAGCTTGCCTTGATGGATTGTTCTTCGGGAAGACACCTAACAACTCCACTCTATCCCTTATAGAGGGAGTTGTCGCCGGCATAGGCGGTTATGGCAACGCTGTAGGAGTCCCAACCGTCGGGGGCAAAACCTTTTTCGACGACAGCTATGAAGGAAAACCTCTGGTCAATGCCATGTGCGTCGGAACAGTACACCAAGAAAGCGTCATAACTTCAAGAACTGCAAAAGTAGGCCAATGGGTCGTGCTCTTAGGTTCTAGGACAGGACGAGATGGCATCGCCGGAGCAGCCTTTGCCTCCACGGAATTGGCTGAAGATACTAAATCCAGTAAGCCCCAAGTTCAAATAGGAGACCCATTTGTGGAAAAACTTCTAATAGAGTGCTGCCACGAACTACTTAAGGATAAACTAATAGCCTCGATGCAGGACATGGGTGCGGCTGGCATAACCTCATCAGCCAGTGAAATAGCTGCAAAAAGTGGGACTGGCATACACATATATGCAGAGAAAGTACCTACACGAGAGGCAAACATGACTCCTTGGGAGATAGCACTATCAGAATCTCAAGAGAGAATGTTGTTGATAATTGAACCAGACAACTTCGACAAAGTCAAAAAATGCGCCGAAAAATGGCTTTTGGAGTGTGCTCTCATAGGAGAAATAACAAGTGACAAACGCTTCAGAATAACGAACCATGGAGAGACAGTAGTGGATCTGCCTGCAGAAATGGTTGGAGGCGGTTGCCCGGTCATTGACTGGCCCTCTCAAAAACCAGCTTATTTAGAGAACATCAAGGTTGAGAAAAAATATGAAGTGCCACAAGAGCGCTTTAAGGAGCTCTTTTTGTCCGTTCTTACGGACCCCAACGTGAGAGACAAATCATGGATATACGAACAATACGACCATATGGTGCAGACAAATACAGTAGCAGGACCAGGGAATCCAGTTAGCGTCATACGGATTAAAGAAAACGGGACATTTCTGGCTTTGTCAATGGATTGCGACCCTTGGAGCTGCTGGCTTGACCCGTACAATGGAGGAGCTGAAAGCTTCCTCAAAGCCGCTCGTCCTTTGTGGGCTTGCGGAGCAGAAGTCTTGGGTATGACAGACTGCTTAAATTACCCTTCCCCAGAATCACCAGAAAATTATTGGGTATTAAAGGAATCAGTAAGAGGACTCGCTCAAGCTGCAAAGGACTTGGAATGCCCTGTCGTCTCTGGAAACGTAAGTCTATACAATGAATCACCAGGGAAAAAAATCCTCCCCTCCCCTCTCGTTGGCATAGTAGGACTCCTAAGGGATCTTGACACCTTCCTCCCCTCTGGAAGAATGGAAGCAAAAGACATTTTATTCCTGGTGGGTCCTGAGAAAGGTTCCTTAGCAGGAAGCCTCTTCCAAAGGATTATGGACGGAACCATACAGGGTAAACCTACCCCATATGATGCCGACCTAGAAAGAAAATTCAAAGAAAGGGCCATCAAAACTTCCAAAGAAAAATGCTGCTCATCTGTAAGAGTCATAGGAAGCGGTGGCCTTGCAATCTCCATTGCCAAGGAATGCATCTTTGCTCAGAAAGGAGCTAGGATAAATATAGCCCCCGAGCTGCTCAAAAGACCTGAATTTTTGTTCGGCGAAGGAAGACCAAGAGCAATATACTCTGTCAAACCCAGCATGGTAAGCCTCTTTGAAAGCATATGGAGGGATTTTGGCTTATTAAAGATCGGTACTGTCATTGAGGATCATACATTGGATATATCTGGGCTTGCCAACTTTACCCTACAGGAAATATTAGGGTGCTGGAGAGGATGATATAACGATGTGCGGAGTGTTTGGAGCTTTCTCAAAGAACGGCCAATCCGTGCTTGAGGACGTTTATTTAGGCCTATACGCCCTTCAGCATAGGGGACAAGAATCCTCCGGAATGGCCTGGATTGCAAAAAACAGCGCAGGTTGTGAGCTCAGGGTCACAAAGGGAATGGGCCTTGTACATCTTGCTTTGGACCAGAAGGAACTGTCATCCTCCCATTCCAACTGTGCCATAGGGCACACTAGGTACTCTACAGCGGGGGGATCCTTTCTATCCAACGCTCAACCCATAACTGCCAACTACTCTCGGGGCTCCGTGGCTATAGCTCACAACGGCAACATAACCAACGCCACAGGCATTAGAAGGTATTTGGAAAATCGCGGAGCCATTTTCCAATCTACGAGCGACACCGAGACCATCCTTCATTTAATGGCCCATCAATCACATAAACCTCCTCTCGATGCCCTTATCAGTGCTCTAAAAACCCTTAAAGGAGCCTACAGTCTGGCTGTGATCATAAACAACCGCCTGGTAGCAGCTAGAGACCCATGGGGATTCAGACCACTCGTTTTAGGCAGAAGAGGAGAAACCACTTACATAGCATCGGAAAGCTGCGCGCTTGATATTGTCGGAGCCACATTGGTAAGGGACATAAAACCTGGAGAAGTGGTAGTAATAGATGAAGATGGAGAAAAAAGCCTACTCATCCCCAAAGAAACAGAACGCAAGTTTACTTGTGCCTTTGAGTACGTCTACTTCGCAAGACCAGACAGCTTTCTCGACGGAAAATCAGTATATGACGTCAGGAAAAAACTTGGGCAAAAACTAGCACAATCGGCTCCATGTCCAGAGGCAGACATGGTAACTGGGATGCCTGACAGTGGCACCATCTCCGCCATGGGATATGCCGAGGAATCGGGCCTGCGCTACGAAAAAGCCATAGTAAGGAACCGGTATGTCGGAAGAACGTTCATAGAACCCACCCAAAGGGTAAGAGAGCTTGGGGTAAGAATAAAGCTGAACCCCATAGGGGAAATCATGAAGGACAAAAAGATTGTAATAGTCGATGACTCGATCGTCAGAGGAACCACCGTACAACGAGTCATCGCAATGGTGCGAGAAAGCGGTGCCAAAGAAGTACATATAAGAATAGCATCTCCTCCTGTAAAGTTTCCCTGTTATTATGGGATCGACACTCCAACCTCCGAGGAGTTGGCTGCAGCACGAATGAACATAGAAGAACTATGCAAAGAGATAGGGGCTGATTCTTTAAGCTACATATCAGTATCGGAGATGTTGGATGCCATTGGATTACCTCACCACAACGTCTGCACTGCCTGTTTCAGTGGGGACTATCTGAATGGAGGCAAAGACGATGAATTGGACTTATGAGAAAGCAGGGGTGGACCTTAAAAAAGCTCAAGACTGGGTAGATGTCATCAAGAAAATCGTATCTAAAAATAAAAGTTCCCGAACTATTGGTGGCATAGGTGGGTTTGCAGGACTTTACAGGTTAGATGAAGAGAACTTAATAGCTGCCTGTACAGATGGAGTTGGGACCAAAGTAGAAATAGCAAGAATCTTAAACAGATACGATACCATTGGACAAGATCTGGTGGCCATGAACGTGAACGATTTGGTAACGTGTGGCGCTAAGCCCCTATTTTTCCTTGATTACATAGCCTGCTCAAAGCTTGATATCGCAGTGTTGGAGCCCATAATAC
The DNA window shown above is from Thermovirga lienii DSM 17291 and carries:
- a CDS encoding GTP-binding protein LepA (PFAM: Elongation factor Tu domain 2; Elongation factor G C-terminus; Elongation factor Tu GTP binding domain; GTP-binding protein LepA C-terminus~TIGRFAM: GTP-binding protein LepA; small GTP-binding protein domain~COGs: COG0481 Membrane GTPase LepA~InterProIPR000795: IPR005225: IPR006297: IPR004161: IPR 000640: IPR013842~KEGG: aco:Amico_1161 GTP-binding protein LepA~PFAM: GTP-binding protein LepA domain protein; protein synthesis factor GTP-binding; elongation factor Tu domain 2 protein; elongation factor G domain-containing protein~SPTR: GTP-binding protein lepA;~TIGRFAM: GTP-binding protein LepA; small GTP-binding protein) — translated: MDWNMANIRNFCIIAHVDHGKSTLADRLLEATMTIDARNMREQVLDTLELERERGITIKLVPVQMKYRADDGQEYILNLIDTPGHVDFTYEVSRSLAACEGALLVVDAAQGVEAQTVANAYMAVDQGLEIIPVINKIDLPSARPEEVKKEIEDIVGIDASDACLVSAKEGKGIKEVLNAIIEKIPSPKGDPKAPLRALIFDSIYNNYRGVICSIRVVDGVINKGQNVTFMATGRNYQVEELGVFKPDMSPVEQLGPGAVGYIIANIKSVSEARVGDTITSAERPAEKPLPGYQNVKPVVYCGFYPMERDDYPNLRDALEKLQLNDSAIVFEPETSAALGFGFRCGFLGLLHMDIAKERLSREFGIDLVATLPNVVYQVTKKDGTLVVTHKPSDFPEIGDIEEIREPYIKVTVFVPNEFVGKVMQLCQDKRGNYISMDYITPERVRLVYELPLAEFIIDFHDKIKSLTRGFASIDYEHVGYKASDLVKVDILIGGEVVDAFSFICHKDEAYHRGHAAVKKLKDIIPRQLFEVPIQAAIGKRVIVRMNIKPLRKDVLAKCYGGDVTRKRKLLEKQKEGKKKMKQIGKVSIPQEAFLAFLKTEEEKQS
- a CDS encoding phosphoribosylaminoimidazole-succinocarboxamide synthase (PFAM: SAICAR synthetase~TIGRFAM: phosphoribosylaminoimidazole-succinocarboxamide synthase~COGs: COG0152 Phosphoribosylaminoimidazolesuccinocarboxamide (SAICAR) synthase~InterPro IPR018236: IPR001636~KEGG: tai:Taci_0764 phosphoribosylaminoimidazole-succinocarboxamides ynthase~PFAM: SAICAR synthetase~PRIAM: Phosphoribosylaminoimidazolesuccinocarboxamide synthase~SPTR: Phosphoribosylaminoimidazole-succinocarboxamide synthase;~TIGRFAM: phosphoribosylaminoimidazole-succinocarboxamide synthase), with product MEKLEPIYEGKAKKLFETDDPDILLLEYKNTLTAFNALKKTTMEGKGALNNKISSYILQYLASRGVPNHFVKMVDEVRQLVRKVEIIPLEVVVRNITTGSICKRLGVPEGINLNPPLVEFYLKNDELGDPIVTEDQAISFGWASEEEIQKIKNMALQVNQLLKDLFKPLGITLVDFKLEFGKTKDGEIILADEISPDTCRFWDSSSGDRLDKDRFRKDLGNVLEAYQEIWRRLSAKGEE
- a CDS encoding phosphoribosylformylglycinamidine synthase, purS (PFAM: Phosphoribosylformylglycinamidine (FGAM) synthase~TIGRFAM: phosphoribosylformylglycinamidine synthase, purS protein~COGs: COG1828 Phosphoribosylformylglycinamidine (FGAM) synthase PurS component~InterPro IPR003850~KEGG: bmd:BMD_0275 phosphoribosylformylglycinamidine synthase, PurS protein~PFAM: phosphoribosylformylglycinamidine synthetase PurS~SPTR: Phosphoribosylaminoimidazole-succinocarboxamide synthase;~TIGRFAM: phosphoribosylformylglycinamidine synthase, purS), yielding MLYHIKVLVYLKDGVLDTQGKAVLGTLHRMNYTELKDIRIGKYLQLWIEAPDKETAKKRVVEMCSDLLVNDLIEDYSIEVDDIS
- a CDS encoding phosphoribosylformylglycinamidine synthase subunit I (PFAM: CobB/CobQ-like glutamine amidotransferase domain~TIGRFAM: phosphoribosylformylglycinamidine synthase I~COGs: COG0047 Phosphoribosylformylglycinamidine (FGAM) synthase glutamine amidotransferase domain~InterPro IPR010075: IPR011698: IPR017926~KEGG: aco:Amico_1164 phosphoribosylformylglycinamidine synthase I~PFAM: CobB/CobQ domain protein glutamine amidotransferase~PRIAM: Phosphoribosylformylglycinamidine synthase~SPTR: Phosphoribosylformylglycinamidine synthase I;~TIGRFAM: phosphoribosylformylglycinamidine synthase I), yielding MRAYVVVFPGSNCDRDVVHSLATRLKTPVLTLWYEENHLPSDADLVVLPGGFSYGDYLRCGAMAATAPILQGIKNYAENGGLVLGICNGFQILTEARLLPGALLANKNLKFICRQCTVRVERTDTPFTSNLQIGQVLKMPIAHHEGLYFLPPEDLKRVLANRQVVFRYCSNDGTVDEENNPNGSIENIAGVVNERGNVLGLMPHPERASEKILGSEDGGLIWDSVALWLAKRGRR
- a CDS encoding phosphoribosylformylglycinamidine synthase II (PFAM: AIR synthase related protein, N-terminal domain; AIR synthase related protein, C-terminal domain~TIGRFAM: phosphoribosylformylglycinamidine synthase II~COGs: COG0046 Phosphoribosylformylglycinamidine (FGAM) synthase synthetase domain~InterPro IPR010074: IPR000728: IPR010918~KEGG: aco:Amico_1165 phosphoribosylformylglycinamidine synthase II~PFAM: AIR synthase related protein domain protein; AIR synthase related protein~SPTR: Phosphoribosylformylglycinamidine synthase 2;~TIGRFAM: phosphoribosylformylglycinamidine synthase II), whose amino-acid sequence is MNYKTVGLRKEEYLAIKKMLGREPNESELRILGVMWSEHCSYKSTRSILKMFNSEGKHVIQGPGENAGIVDIGGGWAAAFKVESHNHPSAVEPYQGAATGVGGIIRDILAVGAWPTACLDGLFFGKTPNNSTLSLIEGVVAGIGGYGNAVGVPTVGGKTFFDDSYEGKPLVNAMCVGTVHQESVITSRTAKVGQWVVLLGSRTGRDGIAGAAFASTELAEDTKSSKPQVQIGDPFVEKLLIECCHELLKDKLIASMQDMGAAGITSSASEIAAKSGTGIHIYAEKVPTREANMTPWEIALSESQERMLLIIEPDNFDKVKKCAEKWLLECALIGEITSDKRFRITNHGETVVDLPAEMVGGGCPVIDWPSQKPAYLENIKVEKKYEVPQERFKELFLSVLTDPNVRDKSWIYEQYDHMVQTNTVAGPGNPVSVIRIKENGTFLALSMDCDPWSCWLDPYNGGAESFLKAARPLWACGAEVLGMTDCLNYPSPESPENYWVLKESVRGLAQAAKDLECPVVSGNVSLYNESPGKKILPSPLVGIVGLLRDLDTFLPSGRMEAKDILFLVGPEKGSLAGSLFQRIMDGTIQGKPTPYDADLERKFKERAIKTSKEKCCSSVRVIGSGGLAISIAKECIFAQKGARINIAPELLKRPEFLFGEGRPRAIYSVKPSMVSLFESIWRDFGLLKIGTVIEDHTLDISGLANFTLQEILGCWRG
- a CDS encoding amidophosphoribosyltransferase (PFAM: Phosphoribosyl transferase domain; Glutamine amidotransferases class-II~TIGRFAM: amidophosphoribosyltransferase~COGs: COG0034 Glutamine phosphoribosylpyrophosphate amidotransferase~InterPro IPR005854: IPR000583: IPR000836: IPR017932~KEGG: aco:Amico_1166 amidophosphoribosyltransferase~PFAM: glutamine amidotransferase class-II; phosphoribosyltransferase~SPTR: Amidophosphoribosyltransferase;~TIGRFAM: amidophosphoribosyltransferase), with product MCGVFGAFSKNGQSVLEDVYLGLYALQHRGQESSGMAWIAKNSAGCELRVTKGMGLVHLALDQKELSSSHSNCAIGHTRYSTAGGSFLSNAQPITANYSRGSVAIAHNGNITNATGIRRYLENRGAIFQSTSDTETILHLMAHQSHKPPLDALISALKTLKGAYSLAVIINNRLVAARDPWGFRPLVLGRRGETTYIASESCALDIVGATLVRDIKPGEVVVIDEDGEKSLLIPKETERKFTCAFEYVYFARPDSFLDGKSVYDVRKKLGQKLAQSAPCPEADMVTGMPDSGTISAMGYAEESGLRYEKAIVRNRYVGRTFIEPTQRVRELGVRIKLNPIGEIMKDKKIVIVDDSIVRGTTVQRVIAMVRESGAKEVHIRIASPPVKFPCYYGIDTPTSEELAAARMNIEELCKEIGADSLSYISVSEMLDAIGLPHHNVCTACFSGDYLNGGKDDELDL